Part of the Maniola jurtina chromosome 22, ilManJurt1.1, whole genome shotgun sequence genome is shown below.
ctaggatagtAGCCTTTgacactctcaaggtctttagctgtgtgtgtgtgtgtgtgtagcatacattatatactaatacatataagcaactaaaaaaactaaaaaacgatatactaataatattagattAGCTGGTGTAAGTATATTAGATCTAGGTGCAATTAAGGGCAAGCAGTTTTTAAgatgagtatatatttttgatAGGTGAAATCTGTTTATCAATAGTTCAGTGGTAGGTAGTACACCATATATTTAAGTAGGGAGTACTTTTAAAGTAGTTTCCAAGAAATTCTTCCGAAGTATCTAAGGAGGAAAAGATTGTAATCTTTTCCTCCTTAGATAATTCAAGTCTTCAAACTGTAAACTGTTTATTTAATGCTATAATTACATATAGTGGTGTAAACAAAACTATCAACCGGGAAAAATAAAGCAGAAAAATGCATGTACGCAATCATACGACTTGTCACGTCACAATAATATATGGGAGATATATAAAGCTAATGTTACACGTGGGTTGCATTTTACTTTTCTTTTACTGTTCTAAACAGAATATTGGCTAATTCATATATGAGACATGACGGTCTAAAGATTGTGGTGTGGTGTGCCTAAGTACgacaaatagtgcaacgggttgaGTTTAAAATGTCAACCTTTCAGATTTTGGTTCCATTCTTGAACCATCAAGTTGAAACTTAATGTTTGGAAGAGAATGCCAAGAGTGTATGATCAAAATGAGTATTTTTAAGTTGTTATTTGAGGTCAGTGAAAGCATTTTTGAGTAcgtaatagtaaaagaaattcTATGAAGTTGGAAACCTAAGTTTTAAATTATCAGtgctaagtaggtagataaaaaatCTCAGTGTGGCAATGAATTAGATACATTTTTAATTGACTGTCTCAGAGTGTACAAAACAGTGAAGATAAAGATTTTGTCTAGTCTGGAAAACTAATGAATGGGACAAGTCTAAATGTGCCCCAAGCTTTACCATTACTTGTACATTGCTTGTTATTGCTCACAGTTTGATAAGTAAGGAGTCATGCGAAGACATCAGAGATAAGGTACCCAATAACTTATTCAATTGGTTGCCAGGTCAATAAGTTAATTATTGCTCTTAGATGCATTCACATATAGATGTTTACTGGCTACAATGTAATGTAGTGTTACAATGTAAtgcagtaggtatttttatttaggtactgtTAGGGCTTGTCCATACATCACAAGATGTTTTTTTACCTCTCTTGTTGGCCCTGGCTTTGGTTGGGCCCTGGCGATACCATTGACTATAGATTAAGTTAAATTGTCTATATGGCACaaaagttttttctgtttttacgTCTTGAATTCTGGCTATAAACCATACAACAGACTTGAGAGGCTGTAACTTATAAGGAATAATCGGTTTGTCCATAAACCGTTTTAATTTAGCCGTTGTGATGCAATTGTATTGCAGTTGCAACTTTGCAATAAGCTTGCAGTCCAATAACATTATGTTTGTTTAGACCCTTAGAAAGAAAATTCCAAATGTCACCGATAAGTAAATAAGGTGAAAGTCAATAAGTGACTTTCATATTTACATCTGGAACATAGCATGTTTACCTGATGGTTGGAAAAGTTATGAcagattttgtttataattagaATGTGTTAGTAATAGTTACATTGTTGCTAATGTGAATAAACATAACTATCGATACTAATGTTgaagtacctatatattatagtaagaaATGTGttggtgtgtttgtttgtgcGCTAGCTTTACaaggttcattcgtttaagcgaTTTGGCCAaagatacagaaatagcttgcatcccagggacagaCAAGCTTTTCTCTGTcatggaaaattaaagagttttatgtgattttaaaaaaaactgtatccACATAGACATCATCCATTGGGTACAAACATAGCCAGCATGCTGGAAATTAataaagctactttttatactagAAAATTGTCAAGTCACACAGTCGCATGCATTATATAGTTTATACATAACTATAAAACAGTAGGTacggtttttttattcactatattcaagcgcttgaccactatcacacctgatggaaagtgatgactGTAACTGACAAACAACACACAGCCTAAATCGGTGAACCAAGATATTTGAAATTTGGACAAAATATTCCCTAGAGGGTCAACTTCTATTGGATTTTCTTCAAATCCTTTGATcattaaataacctaaatccatgtgaacGAGTCGTGTGAATAATCTAGTTAATACTAGATTATAATTAATATCTTTGATGGAATAAGACAGAACCAAACAAAATTACTTCATCTTGTGTTTGGAAAATGCAACTTTTAAAGTTTGTATACTACAGAATTGTTTAATAATCAGTAAGTATATAAATCAAAATGAAGTACCTAGATTTCGTACATTGGTTTTTATATAGGTTAAATTGATAAATATTTCTAGAAAAAATCAAACTTACAAGGTGTAGCTCCATTTGATCACAAAGTGAGAAAAATTCCTCTAAGTTCTTGTCAAATCTTGGTACAGGATTATCCATGCCTTTTctgcaaaaataataacattcaAATTGTACTACATataatttaaacatattatgaaatgaaatatttattactatactctatccatagaaagaagttagtatagggctctctctgttacataatcccatacaaatgacagagacaacaaTCTTAATGGGCATTAAtgattttgagtcaccaaccaaatACAAAAttggttttccaaattttttgaaattaaatttgaaaacaTCATCATAATTTGTGATTGGCTTtcatttgtttttgttgtttggTAGTGACCAATAATTGCAAAACAAATAGTCTAACCAGAAGATTCAACATGATAGTTTGCACAGGTTGTAGATTcaggattaaatacacaagcccagctgaaatctgtttttgtacaatgcagTCATTCACTTCTTGTTCAGATTGGACTTCTTGTTTTGCACACACTGAATGTATCTTAGGTACATAAGAATATATACATACTGAGTATTTGAATCCACATTGTAGTTTTGATGCAAAATTTGAGCTGCTGACTTCAATGTCAtctgaaacacatttaattaataaattgtaataaatacttaagtCAAAATTTCCAACCTGCAGAcatattaagtttttttctttttatgccAAAAAATAGAtacaaattaatgaaaattagGCATATTCAGAGCTATTCTAGTGCAAACATGCTATTTCCATGACCATCTCACACACAGTCTAACACAGTCACAGTCTAAGGAGACAGCAATCCAACACCAGTGAAGAGCTTCGGTGCTGGACCACCTTTAGTTTTAATCCTTAACATCACACTgttactgagaatttcttaacgGAAACATTAATCAATTATTTGGCCTGAGAACATGTCCTCAAACCTGAGATCTTTTATCTGCAGTGAAATGAGCGAGCCACTAGACTAACGGAcaatcaatactaataataataaagtgttAATACAAGAGAGGTTTACAGTTCTCTACTCACAGGCAACGATTCGCGCAAGGAACCCATCAATGTCTTAACTTTAGATATATTATCCATTTTATCCTGCTGGGTCTGTTGCGGCATAGCTTGTTGGACTTGCATTTGTTGAGGCGATGGTACGGGGACTAAGGACACCGACATAGCCATGCCTACGTTGGGATTCGCCCCTACGGGGTTCATTGGTACGTGCATGTTCATTTGgttcatttttgttttgcttatcTGGCTTTTAGCACTCCTATCTCTCAATGAAGTGTGAAATGGAAGATAAATACTATTCTAATAAATACTATTCCACTATACCTAAATATgtaattttctttatatttacaaaaatatttatttttgttacaggaCAAAACAACCATAGATAAGATAGAGATCAAGATCCTTCAAAATTCAAACGCCATAGTTTGACATAAAGTAAGTGGTGCCAATACAAGAAAAAAACTGAttgatttttattacaataagtacctagataagggatatttaattgattagaGGCGTTCCCAGAggttacaaaacaaaacaaaagatTAATAGCCGTTGATTTCAATCAAATCAGATTTTTACGCTATGAGTCTAAAATTGGTCTACAACTCAGGTCTACAATCAGTCATATCTACATACAAAAATTAAGGCAACACTAGCGACCATAGTGTTAAAGAGAAGAGTATGTCCTTCTtcagtgtcaactgtcaaaaaTCATTATctgtcaaaaagaaaaacattttgtttttgaaTCGGTTATTGGCGGCAAATCGTGAAAGTTGAAACTCGGAATTAGTCAGAATTCAGAAATTAAAGTTGTTTGTTTCCCgaaaataatttttcagaaaATCATAATACACATTATACTTTTCAGGGATTACTCGAAATTATACTTTGCTCTTGCGAAAATAATGAGTTTTAAAATGTATAATGCAACTGAACTTTGGCAGGTAAAATTTTTAATTCTAATTtctaactactagctgatgcccggcAATCGGCATCTGATGCGACTTGTATGTTGATGTGGCTGATGTTACAAATTAACTATGTCAGAAACCTGACCGCAAATCCTAACAAAAACTGTAGTCCAAACAACACAGTTGAATAATAGGTAATGCTGTGTGAATGTATAGgcaacaaacagatagacaaacattGATCTTTATAACCGTCGTTATTATTCTAAGTTTATAACTAAGATGAAATcaattttaggtacctacttgttaacTAGAAATGTTAAAGTAAGCATAATGTTgtgttctaatttttttatttatgaagcTGAATACTAGTAAACATCAGTCATAGTTACCTACCaatttaactattattatttatataggtatttatttctaGGTTGAAACAAGCTTACCTTCCATATCCACCTTTAGCCAAAGTCTTGATAAAGTTATCGGCAATGATGGACTGCAATTAGGATCACTAACAGAGTTATTAGGCTTACCGGGAACTGGAAAAACTCAACTATGGTTCATTTCTTTTCCTACCTATACCTGTGCTTTTGTTTAAACTCATAACTCACCTATATTTGTTTTATAacttttacattatattattgttttatacTTAACAAGCTTTTTATATCATTATGGTACAATTCCAATATATCTTTTTACCTTAGATAGTGATATAAGCTTAAAGTTCTAAGTCATGAAACTAATAATATCTAATTTGTTAAGGTCTTAAGAACCTTATTGCTAATTTTACCATCAGTTATATAGGTAAACGGAAATCcttgtattttattgttttcatgTTTATTTAATACTATGTTTTTTCTAACAAGCTTGCCTTTAGTTTACAGCTCTGTTGTGCAATTCAAATACCAAAAGTATTAGGAGGTTTATGTTCTGAAGCACTTTATATAGACACTAATACAAACTTTACAATATGCAGATTTAGAGGTAAGTTTTGTATACATGGTAAGTGCTCATATTATGTTGTAGATATATCTGTCTTACTTTTGACTTCTGTCAATTACGTTTTAGCTCTGTTTTTATTTAGTCTTAATGCTGCCTTTGCACCCAAGCTTATCTTCTTATTTAGCTACATTGTATTATCTCATTTTTTAGAAGACTTTGTTGTTACCTACATCTTGTGTTTTGGCTAGCAGCCTATAGATCCAAATTCATATAcctattttctattttatagaaattctaTTTGCAAGCTTAGCAAAATGTCAAAGACTGCTGGaaacttcaatatcaattaatgaAGAGGAAGCATTAAAGAAATTGCATTATGTTAATGCTTTTGGGCTTGAAAAGTTTTGTGCATTTTTATACCAATTACCCAACTTTATGAAGAGTAGACCAAATGTAATATAGTTTGTTTAACATACCCACATGATTAAATATGGATTGAAGTTTAGAAAGTATAAAGATTTTTGTTTTCAGATCAAAATTATAGTGATCGATTCAATAGCTTTTCCATTTAAAGAGGGTATATCATTGAAACAAAGGACTGGATTACTATACAGACTAATGGCAGATTTAAACAAATTGGCAGTAGAAAACCAAATTGCAGTATGATCATTCTCTTTCATTTTATGGCTACATATTATTTGCTGAGATACAgatttaaaattcacataaaatagcttttaggtctgtatttcattaaaaaatactgGCCCTAAACAATACCTTGTGGTGCTCCAGAAAAATTCTTGTTATTTTAGTAATGGTAGTTAAGAAAGGTTTTCATTTTGCTTTGTAATAGTGTGATTTAAACATTTaggttttgatttttaaatgtttaaaagCAATTGCTATTTTATGATCGACAAGATCTAAAGCGACACTCAAATCTTCCAATCAATTATAATTCATGCAACAGTTTCGTTTCTTACCTTTAGGTTGTAATTACTAATGAAATGACTACAAGAATAGGTCTGTCATCTGGCGCTATAGTTGGGGCACTCGGCGATGCTTGGGCGCATCGATGTAACAAACGTCTGCTGCTGTCTGCGCCTGATCCACTTGATAATATAAGACTAGCTGTGCTACTTAAAAGTAATAATTCTCCAGAAACTATTGGCAAATTTCAGGTAAGGATGCATTACTAACTTTTCCTTTTGAACTTTCGGtggtattaattttaattatattccTACTCTTCGATTTCAttcctaactagctgatgcccgtgacttcgtctacgtggatttaggatttttaaaatcccgttagaacttttgattttccgggataaaaagtagccaatgccACTCTCCAGAtattaaagcaaaaaaaaatcacgtcaatccgttgcgacgtgattgaaggaaaaaccaacaaacaaacacactttcacatttataatatgtagtaatAACGCTTCTGTTAAAGTTTAGGACCTAACAAGTTAATTGTAGGCACCATGTAGGTATTGTTAGTTGTTACACTAAAAAGCcaaatataggtataaaaacaTCTCGCAacaaatcattattttaatcaGTTTAAAAATACTAATGATGATTTGATTGAAAAATCATGGCCTTTCAGATAACACACGAGGGAATTCGGGATATTGATTAAAAAGCGACTGGAACATACATAGTTTTATTAATAATGTattcaaatatatataatacaTCGTAAACAAAACTACAGCACCAATAAATATCTCATTTTCACAAAAATATCAAGCTTTTATTTCTACAACATCTCAACAGTTATATAAAGGCAGTTTCATATCGGAACTTAGCTTTGCAAGTGCAATACAAACATTCTTTCATTTTGAAGTCTTATTATGCTTTTTCTTAAGAAACAATAGCGAGTAACACCCGTTTGTAGTCTCCTTTCGTATCATCCTGCAAAATATTACATTCATATCTGTTATAGTACTATTTGTAAACATGCATTGCTTAGATAtatgtaagtaaaaaaataatttatacgcaaacaatacataaattattttgcaGGACTTAAGCACAAAGTGTGACTAGTACTCTCTTGAAATCACCATCTAGATCGTCCTGTAAAGATATCGAAAACCAACACTGTAGCGGTTGcaaaagtaacaaaaaaaaacgaaactgGCCCATAATTTCTATTGATACATCACACAGCGTGCAATCGAGATTAGCATGAGATTACAATTCATAAATTCAATATTTgtgtattaatttaattaacataaCTTACAATAAACGTTTTAAAATGCAACAGTAACTAAATCGTACCATTCAAAGAATGTAAATAGGGTACAGATTAAATAATCACACCACACAGGTTATGCAAGGTAGCATGGCGCGTGTAAATTGTGTCTTTTATGTCTGTAGTAGGCTTAGTAAGCCATGGCAGACAGGAGATGACCGAGTGAACCATTAACCTCCTCCTGAAAAATGGCAACAACTACTTGTAAAAAAAGCATCCTCCAACTTGAGGTATATACCAGCCACCATGCACTCACGTCTAAAAGCTGTTATCTACTGTGCAAAGAAAATGACAtgactatgaaaaaataggaaGCAAAATATACAGATCTTTAGGAAATAAAATTTACACCCCGCTTGGATAACCCAAGGTATGGCACACTGAAGACAAAATATTCTGTAATGTTTGTGATGAGTTTGAGACTTTTATCTGTACCTATGTGAAGGGTTGATGTTTTAAATAACCAAGATACACAATGACTTATAACTTTCGTTAGAATGACTTCTTTTcgtataatttattcaaataattctcgaaaatttccaaaaacaagatcataataattaggtattaataatgaattcgcatttattttgtttgtaatgaaATGTGcgttatacttttattatagcACTTGGCAACTTAGGGACTGTAAAccttggttttttatttataaatgtcaTTGGGGCTTATTTTGTTTTCAGTGCTTGTGTACCCTAGCATTTAAGAGCCTAACAATTGACAAAAATAATTGAGAACAATAAAAACTAGTTGGTTCGTTGCGATCCTGATCGTCCGTGAATAATCTAGTCAACAAGCGTCAGTAAAGCCTTCTTGTAATCTCCGGATGTGTCGCCCTGAAATCAAAATGTTTCACTATTCTAAAGCGCTGTTCGGTTGATTTATGTTGTTATTTAAACTCTGTATCAtcaatacataatataggtaagtactttacaATATTGGTTATGCGAAAGTAAGATTGCCAAAAGGGTGATTAAAGTTTTAGTAATCCGTTTTCAAACTGAAAACGTTGAGTCATTTGTGCGGTGTGCCTCTTGTACAATTTATTCAGATTCAAACTAGGAAACTGGGTTTTTGAATTATGAGTTCGACTGAAGTTTTCTATTATATTTACaatgtaggtataaaaacaAAGCATAGCTATGAAACTATGAATACCTatctagaaaaaaaattgtaggtatcTATAAATTACAGCATTCTCAAAAAGCGAGTGAAAAAAATTGAGATTTCATAATAACGACCGTTTGTCGATGATAATATACCATTATAGGATAGATATTAGATAATATACCATTCTATGtatctacaataataaaatgttcGATTTTACATATTGGAACATAAATATGGGTAAAAGATATTGTTTATGATTTATATACAAATCacagtataaattaaaaacataggtatacaAATTATTGACAAATATTAAAGTACAAACACGTAAATATTACAGATATTAACAAACTTTAAATCCCACGGCTGATCTCACTACTATAGAAAAccttaatgaataaaatatataaatagatcTGTATACATTATTTGCCTTTGAAAAAGAAGATAGTTACATGAATAAGTAAggtcaataattaattaagtaggtataacgaAAACAGAAACTGCTTTACAAATGGAAATGTTTTCTCATgctgattaaaatattaaagcaTATTGTTACGAATTGTTTAGATCTTGTTCTTATCATAGAAAGTATGGGTCAGCATgttcaaaaattttaattgtaaaaatgtaaatttttcatGCTGTTATTTACGACActacaaataagtacctaacacGTATAGCGAATGGATACTTCTGTTCTAATTAGACATATATAATTAATGTTagtgttacaaaaaatatgaaaaatacatccatatttataatatgcgtGAATAGTTTAgcattttgtgataataaattattattattattggttagTCTCcccaataaatatttcattgaaTAGATAGACATATAAGTTAAACGAATAGGTAACATTTTTGGCGTAAGTTGATTTAGTCcttcaatacaaaaaatatggaaaattaCTTGTAAGAAAAACATGAAGTATTTATAGTACGCAACAGGTTAAGATAACAATGGGTATGAGGCggtgggacgccccgcacacccgcagtCACCCGCGCTGTCCTGTACCaggttagcgcggaggctgtgggtgtgcggggcgtacccaccccgattgccatctcgacctgtcgcatacgtATATACGTATTTTGCACTAATATCAATGTAGTAACATTCCttattattaaccgacttcgaaaaaaggaggaggttctcaattcgtcggaatcttttttcttTGTGTTCGGATCTTAACATCAAACGTTTTTATGTTTGAGAGGAACTAGATCAGCCTTACGCCATGCAACATTTACTTCAACAATTCGGTAGTTAACTATGTAGAACTCGTTAAACTAAACTCGAAAGTCACATAAACGTCGCTATAGTGAACTACTAAATTGTTCATAAGCCACATTAAAAATCAAGTTCCAAACAACAGCAAACACAAAATACTCACAGCGATCCATTCCTCCAAGGGTTTGCCGTATTTGTCAAGGAATGCCTGTTTGATATCCCCAAGGTCGATCTCTGAGCGACTGACTACGATCCTGATGAGGGTCTTATCGTTGGTGCCCATTCCCTTCATGGAGTAGTAGAGGCGCTCAGCGAAGAACCCAACTTTGCTCTTAACGCATTTAactataaataacaagtgtaaattaaaaatttataacaccccccgacaagtgaaggttacagtaactagaaaagagcagataactttcggcggaaccgattttcttgaattatagctaagaacactcgatcaagccacctttcaaacaaaaaaaaaaaaaaaactaaattaaaattggttcattagtttaggagctacgatgccacagacagatacacacaggTACatagatacgcacgtcaaactgataacacccctctttttaggtcgggggttaatacaTTATTCATCAATATACTTTAATACTAGGCTTAACTTTATAACAAAGATGAAGTAGCTCAGAATTCTACCGTTGATTTACGAGTCAATTCTAAAAGCGCAGATATACCTGCTCGTAAAAGTTTCTACTCGCACATTCTTGAAAATCTAGTCTAAAAGTCATTGAAAATCTAGTCTAAAAGTCATTGAAAAAATCTAGTTTAAAAGTCATACTAAATAGAGTGAACGATGCTAGTTGGGCACAAGAGTTTTTTGTCGAGATATTTTGCTCCCAAATAGTGTGGACGACAGAACTAGTGATTATTAAGActatgaaacattttaattaggtacttaaatacgTTTTAATCGTGCATAGTTTTAATATTCCCACTATTgaaacaacaaacaaatttAACTAGTTCCTTAGTACAAATCCATTGACAGAATCAAGATAAAGCCTGTTCCGTGACGGTGCATGAGTCAGCGCGAGGTCACATACTGGACTTCCTATTCTAGTTACATCTGACCTTGTGACGTCGCTAATGATTCAGACCTTAGGATCACTCACTACGTGTTCTGTGTAATTCAACGAAATTAACTTCTTCAATTCCGGTGATGCTGTTTCCTCAAAACATTCTTTATCACATGCATCATCATCGTATGAATAGTCATATATTTTATCCGAGAAGTTTACTCAAACTCATGTTCCTTTTGCAGTTTACTTAtcacaattttcaaaaatcttaccAATAGCAAGCATGCCTTTCTCTACGCTTCCAGAGAATTCCTTCTTGATAGACTCTTCGATGTCTTTGCCTGTTAACGCTTCAAATTCAGCGAACACCTGTAACGAAACAAAGACATTGTGTCATATTTAAATTGTATTAGACACGAATAATTTTTGTAGACGTCTGCGGCTATAATTAACTTTTTGTGCCTTAAAGAGTTGTATGGCTTCAGTCTGACTCATGACATCAGGCTGACATCACGCCAACTTGTACTAATTTGCAAAAGGCTCATGTTTAGTTCAAGGTCCACATTTCAACGTCTTTGATCCATCCATGAATTACGTAGGTACGTCACTAAAGGTCTTGATTATTTTACACTCTAAATAAAACTTAGACCGTTAGTTATTATGTGCTGTTCATACATTAGCGAGGTAGCCACATCGATTAATCGACACCCGTTAAAAAGTTGTTCAAGGTAAATATAATCTAATGTTTAGGTTCCCTCACATTTTACCATTAACCATTAAAAACTCGCCGGTTTAATGGAGTTTTGGCATGTACAGGTAGGTACTCAATAGGTACGCTCTGAGTAATAATTTTTGATGCACTACTTAAGTCACGggtaatagctcgttcacacaggctgcgtaagcgtagacgtagcgcgtaccattgcgttgtaatgtatggaactgtatgaaacatggcacaccgcttgcgtaaagcgtggacgtatgcgtaactcGGTGTGTAGgtgtgtcacgtgtacgcaattggtgtaaATCGGCCTTTAATGTTATGCTAATTTGGGTCACATGAGCAAATGACACTCGTGATTTGAGCAAGTTAGGCTGAAATCTAGATATAaggcgtactttgactttgcttagatttaagtcACAAGTTAAAGCAACAGCGAGAATATGACAAAAAACTGAGCACAGTTGAAATACCCTCTAATACCTAGCCAGCCTAAGTCTATTACTCCACGAGACGTATACCGCCCGAGCGTAGTTATAGTTATATGTATATCGTGAATCGtgatgttatattttttcatcttCTGTATtgttctgtacctacctactgacatTATCTATTGATAAATCCAAGAAattttttacaagtatttttgtcTCACCTGTCTTAACTGTTGGTAAGAGCGTGTGATAAGGATGGAATTGAAGACGGATTCTTCGGTGCCCCACTGGCCTTCTCCCG
Proteins encoded:
- the LOC123876946 gene encoding DNA repair protein RAD51 homolog 3-like isoform X1, which encodes MSFKMYNATELWQVETSLPSISTFSQSLDKVIGNDGLQLGSLTELLGLPGTGKTQLCLQLCCAIQIPKVLGGLCSEALYIDTNTNFTICRFREILFASLAKCQRLLETSISINEEEALKKLHYVNAFGLEKFCAFLYQLPNFMKSRPNIKIIVIDSIAFPFKEGISLKQRTGLLYRLMADLNKLAVENQIAVVITNEMTTRIGLSSGAIVGALGDAWAHRCNKRLLLSAPDPLDNIRLAVLLKSNNSPETIGKFQITHEGIRDID
- the LOC123876946 gene encoding DNA repair protein RAD51 homolog 3-like isoform X3, whose product is MQLNFGSLQLCCAIQIPKVLGGLCSEALYIDTNTNFTICRFREILFASLAKCQRLLETSISINEEEALKKLHYVNAFGLEKFCAFLYQLPNFMKSRPNIKIIVIDSIAFPFKEGISLKQRTGLLYRLMADLNKLAVENQIAVVITNEMTTRIGLSSGAIVGALGDAWAHRCNKRLLLSAPDPLDNIRLAVLLKSNNSPETIGKFQITHEGIRDID
- the LOC123876949 gene encoding mediator of RNA polymerase II transcription subunit 29: MNQMNMHVPMNPVGANPNVGMAMSVSLVPVPSPQQMQVQQAMPQQTQQDKMDNISKVKTLMGSLRESLPMTLKSAAQILHQNYNVDSNTQKGMDNPVPRFDKNLEEFFSLCDQMELHLRTAITCIQQAQSAAHYLPLTVIPSRLDSGSSTQETTLSYPQYLNTVRLQISYAKDIHDTLVAAAQNISPAE
- the LOC123876946 gene encoding DNA repair protein RAD51 homolog 3-like isoform X2; its protein translation is MSFKMYNATELWQVETSLPSISTFSQSLDKVIGNDGLQLGSLTELLGLPGTGKTQLCLQLCCAIQIPKVLGGLCSEALYIDTNTNFTICRFREILFASLAKCQRLLETSISINEEEALKKLHYVNAFGLEKFCAFLYQLPNFMKSRPNVVITNEMTTRIGLSSGAIVGALGDAWAHRCNKRLLLSAPDPLDNIRLAVLLKSNNSPETIGKFQITHEGIRDID